GACGGATTTGTATATGATTCACACTTCAACCTTGTCTTTTCCTAGATCTCCTTGCCTAATGTAGTGTCAAGGAATAACTAGTATTAGGACAAAAAACCCTGaggtaaaaaaatacgtttttttgCAATACAGTCTAGATAAGGTCGTTCATTGTTGCTCACAAACTTATATGGAGCTGCCATCGTGTTGACAATTTGTCTCTTATAGTCAAAAGACATGAAGTCCGTCAAAGTTCTCAATACTTTTTGTCGGGATTTAcggatttatatttttgacatacttACATTCTGTAATGTGTGTAAGAGGAAATATATTAGTTTAGGAGAATATCACAAGACTGCAGTTTCGAATCGATCACATGTTACATGACATGTTACAACATTATAATGATGGTCAATATTGGCGGTTTAACTCATACATCCGattctaaaattttatgtacacTATTTGTGATTCTAGACCTTGACATAATAGcgcaaaacaaaacatttgtgCTAGTTCATACAAGAGATATTATTGATAGATGGTTACAGCAAGCATAACGGCGTTTTGGTGCAATTTCCTGTTAAATGTGCAGTGCAAACTGTACACGTATTGCGAAAAAtcgtatatgtatttatgattCAGATTGTTAGACCATACTAAATCGATTCTTTTGTATTCATAAGTTTTTTTCGCACTGTACTAAAATTTATCCAGCGACACAAAATACCTAACAAACCTAGCTTTAGGTACATCTGTCCTGTGAACTGAAAGGTCCTAGATTCGACGCTTACTTTTGACGTGAAACGAATCTGTATCATGTATGTTAGTATTTATCAAACATCATTTGCgctaaatgaaacaaaatatcgtGTGGAAACCAGCACGATGATTAATATATCATAATGATTAATGATATTATGATTAATCTTAATGTgcgtgaaatgaagaagggaATGGCAAACCATACCTTTATTATTGCCAAACATTAATCCCGCATACTGACCACGACCCTCTGCCATGTACGTACAACTAAGTctgaaatgataataaaaaaataatttcttcatattttttttacaccaaCAGTCTCCATTTGGAGAAGAAGACGCAAGATTACGGTGCCTGCCTTTAGCCCGAAAATTGTGGAGAACTTCGTCCAAGTATTCTCTCAGCAGAGCCAGGTGCTCAAGCAGAGGCTGGAGAAGTGTTGCAATATTGGTGTCTTCAGTCTATGGCCCTTCGTCAGCACGTACACCCTGGACTCTGTATGTGGTAAGGAACACtaatttttgtacttatttttcgtaataaataaagttttttacaaacttttacggttacattaattatttgaatttatgaatttatgatatttctGATTGCCTATGAAGCTTAGCTCAAAGTCTTGTAATTGCCTATCAGAATCcatgtaattttatgtactGAATCCGCGTGTAAAGCTCACTATAATTGGCTTTTTACTTCAAATTTCCTAAACACCGGTCAAAGTCTTTGCTAATATAAGGAAAATATTCCATGTTGTTCTAGCAGGAAAAGagttccatattttttttaacgctacgtgacataattttatatctgttGATACTTTGTACCCATTTTCGTATATCTGACTGGTTTTTCATGggatttaactatatataatgcGGATACGTGATAAGATTGTCTATTTATCgtactaagtacttactagATAAATACTGTCGACCAGGGTCGACTGACCGTGGCTCTGACCCTAAACCTGAACTGGCTATTATAGTATCTGTGTCTGAACTAAACCTACTCGATTAAAGAGAAAAGTGACCAACAGCGTGTTGGTCTTTCATTAAGGGTTCCCTACTAGCAAACATTGATTAGGAATGTATGTTGAGAATAAGACTTTAATGTCTATTTTTTCACAGAtctttatatcttttttttttatttcacaataactTAGCCAAGGTACAAATATATGTTCACATCTGCATTATACAATAGCTAATATTTTTCAGCCAGAAAGTAataatgtctatttatttatctgtagcGATTGACATGCGAATGCATGAACTTTACTTAGTTTGTATGAAGTTTGTATGAGAACTggtatttaccgcaatgaaaaaccagcagtttataccgaatccgccaaagttcggGAAACTATCGCAATTATTACAGTCTATTTACATAGGGTGCCTAGTAGCCTAGCTGTGGGGAGACACAACTGGTTGATGATGATAGATGATCTTTATAAACAGTGCGTTTAGTATGATTACTCCATTTTACCTATTTACATTACTCACGCGAAGGATATTCGTAATAACTTCCTTcctaaagtatttaaatttgtgtttagaaaatattgagTTCACCACAGATTTATAGTGGAGTTCACAATTTCgtctttattatattcatataattacGTGTACattcatgaaaataataccATAATATAGACCATTTATaactttctttaaaaattaaatgtgtgtatgccgtttttatattaataaataaaatacgtataGATCTGTGCATTTTcataaaggtaaataaaatgcgTCATAAGAAGTCATTTCAcattaagaaatatttgacaactttctttcaatataaatattgataggaagtgtaacataaaaaataaataatctgtgggtaacaaaataataatctgtGGATAAGCCCCTCTGACATGATAAGTCCAATACTATGGAATGAGCTTCTTTCGATCTTTGTTCTTAGcttgtagttttaaatttgatacaaATGCACTTGGCCCGTGAAAGTCGTGTAcctaattatgaaaaaaattgtcttgGACAGAAACGGCAATGGGCGTGAAAATAAACGCCCAGTCGAACCCCGCGTCCCCGTTCCTTACCTCCATGAACTCGCTGCTGAGCCTGGTCTGCCAGAGGATCTTCCACCTGTGGCTGCAGCCAGACTGGATCTACCGCATGTTCCCCAGGTCCCAGGACCACGAGAGATACTGTAAGATGATGCATGATTTCACCGACACGGTAAATGTTTCAGCGTAATGTATTGTAactattagtttttatttctttattttacaaagGGTTGATGGTATTCATGGGCTGCAGTGTTTGCTTGCCATCAGGCAACCTGCATACTTGTTTGCCCAATGTGCcgaatatgttataaaaaataatatgcaacttaaatatataaaacttaattcaTTAGTTTCGAAAATGACCAAAGACGTCGGTGTAttgaaaatacttaaactcATCTTTTCTCTCTTTGACTTATAGTTAAATACTTAAGTTAAATAAGACTCAAGTTTTCTTtcaatctatttatatttaaattttacaacaaaaaaaaatgctcctataaaattatattttttgtctatacTTAAGTTGagcttgaatatttttaacttatagtaattttgtatgcaattttcaaatatactttACACACTTCTGTTTTAAggtaatcaaaacaaaaagagAGGAATTAAAAACTgagacaaataataaatcgGAAGCAGACAATGAATATGGTAAGATTTATAAATCGCAACTTAGATAAAGattaattgaattgaatagaTATTCAATCTTCTTGTTTTTTGTAGAGAATATCaacaacagttttatttttagcgaTTTTCTGTCCCATGCGGGATAAGAACTtctcttaatttattattttactaccaATATAGGGATATGTtagatatgtaataaaaatcgtTAGTACTGCAGGTTCCACAAATTATTCTTTGCGTGTTACTCTGCACTACAACTAAAACGTTACTGCATTGGTTATTTTTTCCttgccagaaccgagccacttTAGTGGTTTGGACACTCTGGACAGACGAACAATTATTTGGGCCCCTTATATGCAATTGATAACTgcaacttaaattatttttcagatttagGAAATTACAGACTGAAGACATTTTTGGATCACCTCATCACGCTGTCCGGGGGGTCGAAGGGGTTCACGAACGTGGAGTTGAGAGAGGAGGTCCTCACCCTTACGATAGCTGGCACGGACACCTCTGCACACGCTATTGGTTACACATTTAAGTTACTTGCCAAGTACCCTGAAATAcaagaaaaagtttttgatGAGTGAGTgcaatttatcattatttgttCACACGACATTAggttggcaatattaatgtaacATGGAATTACATGGAATATAAGCATAAATGACAAAgctatttactttttacatctataaaaaacttattatctGATATTAGGTCCATTCTGTAAACAAAAACCAAGGGAAGAAGTCCAAAGTAACGATtctgaaacatttaaattaattttattgctggTTGAACttgaaacaaacattttgtgaCGACCACGATCATCGAAATAGCAAATCCTTACGAATGTTAGAATGATTTTGAAGTTAAAGAAAGAGTTACAGAAAAACGTTTTTCTTTAAGTATGTGCGTATAATTAAGGTTAGGATATTTATTGTCTTAACAATCATTACCAAGTTTTCAATGGCTATTGTTTTGCTtacatgtaattatttatcaggACGCAAAAAGTAAAAGAGcgttattttactttttacatcCTGATAAAAGTATTGTTATTGATAGGTCATGAGAacgacaatttttatataaaaagaaaaagaaatgagAACCCATTACTATTGTTAGTGTTGAGATGCTGGCCTATTTAGCTTCAAATTATAgaattagaattattatagaaaatgctcttaataatgttataacaGGAACcaattatgtaggtaattaaCTGGTATATATGTAGAAGATGATATGTGAATGACAGATAAGAATCTGTAACATTTCCGTTTATATTGTCCGCATGCATCTACTTTGACTCAAGGAGTGCAGACTGCGCTGCGCAGGTACAGCCACGTCTCGTACACCGGCCAATTTCGTAGGGAAATTTCTGTCTATGAAACCTAAGAAGCGCTGGTTTAATGACGTCAAAGATAATATGCGTGCCAGTGGTCTGATAATTATGGATGAAGTAGAGAAGGAAAACTGAACATGTGAACCGGAATGAGCTCAGACGAAAGAGAGACTCTATGATTAACATGTTACTTCTTCCAGGTTATATGATATATACGGCGATTCAGACCGCCCCTTGATCAAAGAAGATTTAACGAAAATGAAATACCTGGAGAGAGTAGTTAAAGAATCCCTTCGATTATTTCCGCCAGTGCCTTTCATTATCAGAAAGATTATTGAAGAAACCAAATTACGTgagtacttatatttaaacgAGTATCAAAcagtattaaaaacatttaaataacacagtatgaaaattaatatgtagtagtcttagttttagtttagatAGATTTGTAGTATTAGTTGGACTGTATTAAAAACAGAATTAAAAGTTGACATGGGATATATTTTAGAGTATGagatattttagtatttagcTATCAAAGTTTTTTATGACATGATGAGTATatcatttgataaaaaaactttggcAGCTTATTGGAGTTGGGCCCCAatgttatttcaatatttttccaatttcaCTTGGTTATATTTCGCAGCTTCAGGACGCGTGCTCCCGGCCGGCTCTGGAGTGGTGATTTCCATCTGGGGCGCCCACAGGGACCCTAAATATTGGGGTCCGAATGCGGAAGAGTTCGACCCCGACAGGTTCTTACCTGAGAGGCTCAACCTAGTCCACCCCTGCAGTTACATACCCTTCAGCTATGGTCCTAGAAATTGCGTCGGTGAGTCTTGATTTAAAGTTTATTCGATGCAACagttgtatttgttatagtaGTATGCGCGCGCAGCAGTAATTATATCAACTTATATTTAATcatgtttttcatttaaactGACGTATATTTGTTTCCTGAAGGGATGTAGAATATTCATTAGCCTATAGGTTAATGAATAGTGAATCGATTGTACCGCGGTCGAATGagaaattatttagtttctaCTCTAAACTAAAtgcgataaaataatttctcatCCTTGTTATTAGGTGTGGTAACACTaaagtaattaagtattatgaCGATAGatctattaattaaactaatcgcttagataaataatttaggttCTCGATTGTGTTTTAGGTTACCAGTATGCTTTGATGTCAATAAAGACTGCTCTGTCGACTGTATTGCGCAGCTACAAAGTGATAGCGGACCGAGAGCCCAGTGCCCACCCTCGCATCAGAACCAAACTGGCCATCA
This sequence is a window from Plodia interpunctella isolate USDA-ARS_2022_Savannah chromosome 6, ilPloInte3.2, whole genome shotgun sequence. Protein-coding genes within it:
- the LOC128670855 gene encoding cytochrome P450 4c3-like — protein: MILWFVLVGLGVWTVVFRYRRRRMYELASLIPGPNEELPVIGIAHKLIGNDEDIMSALKNFSYTSIKTDGMIRGWLNHILYFVLVDPYDMEVVLKTCLEKDDLHRFIQKVVGFGSIFAPVSIWRRRRKITVPAFSPKIVENFVQVFSQQSQVLKQRLEKCCNIGVFSLWPFVSTYTLDSVCETAMGVKINAQSNPASPFLTSMNSLLSLVCQRIFHLWLQPDWIYRMFPRSQDHERYCKMMHDFTDTVIKTKREELKTETNNKSEADNEYDLGNYRLKTFLDHLITLSGGSKGFTNVELREEVLTLTIAGTDTSAHAIGYTFKLLAKYPEIQEKVFDELYDIYGDSDRPLIKEDLTKMKYLERVVKESLRLFPPVPFIIRKIIEETKLPSGRVLPAGSGVVISIWGAHRDPKYWGPNAEEFDPDRFLPERLNLVHPCSYIPFSYGPRNCVGYQYALMSIKTALSTVLRSYKVIADREPSAHPRIRTKLAIMMKDVDEYEVALEKRQSPEVNIK